One genomic segment of Ctenopharyngodon idella isolate HZGC_01 chromosome 7, HZGC01, whole genome shotgun sequence includes these proteins:
- the mdka gene encoding midkine a isoform X1, producing MRALRNKLRMRGLFSTLIVVLVALMIVTTEAGKNKKERNRGVNGGADCAEWRYGICVANNGDCGPGIREGTCNENTKKLKCRVPCNWKKEFGADCKYKFGNWGECDAATSTKSRTGTLQKALFNVDCQQTISVSKPCTTKVKNKPKGKKNKGKGN from the exons AATGCGTGGCCTGTTTTCCACCCTCATCGTTGTGCTGGTGGCCTTAATGATCGTGACTACAGAGGCTGGGAAAAACAAGAAAG AGAGGAATAGGGGGGTTAACGGTGGTGCGGACTGTGCGGAGTGGCGCTATGGCATCTGCGTGGCCAATAACGGAGACTGTGGACCAGGCATAAGGGAGGGCACCTGCAACGAGAATACCAAAAAACTCAAATGCAGAGTTCCCTGCAACTGGAAGAAAGAGTTTGGAG CTGACTGCAAGTATAAGTTTGGTAACTGGGGTGAGTGTGACGCAGCCACGAGCACAAAGAGCCGCACCGGCACTCTGCAAAAGGCTCTCTTCAACGTCGACTGTCAGCAAACCATCTCTGTGTCCAAACCCTGCACCACCAAGGTCAAAAACAAACCCAAAG GAAAGAAAAACAAGGGAAAAGGGAACTAA
- the mdka gene encoding midkine a isoform X2 has product MRGLFSTLIVVLVALMIVTTEAGKNKKERNRGVNGGADCAEWRYGICVANNGDCGPGIREGTCNENTKKLKCRVPCNWKKEFGADCKYKFGNWGECDAATSTKSRTGTLQKALFNVDCQQTISVSKPCTTKVKNKPKGKKNKGKGN; this is encoded by the exons ATGCGTGGCCTGTTTTCCACCCTCATCGTTGTGCTGGTGGCCTTAATGATCGTGACTACAGAGGCTGGGAAAAACAAGAAAG AGAGGAATAGGGGGGTTAACGGTGGTGCGGACTGTGCGGAGTGGCGCTATGGCATCTGCGTGGCCAATAACGGAGACTGTGGACCAGGCATAAGGGAGGGCACCTGCAACGAGAATACCAAAAAACTCAAATGCAGAGTTCCCTGCAACTGGAAGAAAGAGTTTGGAG CTGACTGCAAGTATAAGTTTGGTAACTGGGGTGAGTGTGACGCAGCCACGAGCACAAAGAGCCGCACCGGCACTCTGCAAAAGGCTCTCTTCAACGTCGACTGTCAGCAAACCATCTCTGTGTCCAAACCCTGCACCACCAAGGTCAAAAACAAACCCAAAG GAAAGAAAAACAAGGGAAAAGGGAACTAA
- the chrm4a gene encoding muscarinic acetylcholine receptor M4, which produces MNVTNSTGAEGLAPWNFNGSLSNVSSDANFSCDGGSANGSCAAVEADGESPYKTVEMVFIALVTGSLSFVTVVGNILVMLSIKVNRHLQTVNNYFLFSLACADLIIGAFSMNLYTVYIIKGYWPLGPVVCDLWLALDYVVSNASVMNLLIISFDRYFCVTKPLSYPTRRTTKMAGLMIASAWILSFILWAPAILFWQFIVGERTVEPGECYIQFLSNPAVTFGTAIAAFYLPVVIMTVLYVHISLASRSRVSKQKPEAKKEKKGQKSSGLLKSHILKQNNNNQSPPKPSLDTCSTVDTMKNGKVDESVVSAKADSCVQPEKESSNDSSTASIAPKEPKERANSEVTSDAGLTPAPTTAAPKINPQSKWSKIKIVTKQAGDECITAIEIVPPNSTGERRSIPVNRPRTVARKFASIARSQVKRKRQMAAREKKVTKTIFAILLAFIITWTPYNVMVLISTFCQSCVPDTVWAIGYWLCYVNSTINPACYALCNATFKKTFKNLLMCQYKNIGTR; this is translated from the exons ATGAATGTAACTAACAGCACTGGAGCAGAGGGACTCGCGCCCTGGAACTTCAACG gCTCATTGAGCAACGTGTCCAGTGATGCCAACTTCAGTTGTGACGGCGGCAGCGCTAATGGCTCGTGTGCAGCAGTTGAGGCGGACGGCGAGAGCCCGTACAAGACAGTGGAGATGGTCTTTATCGCACTGGTTACTGGATCCCTCAGTTTTGTCACCGTTGTGGGCAACATCCTCGTCATGCTCTCAATAAAGGTTAATCGACACCTACAGACCGTCAACAACTACTTCCTTTTCAGCCTGGCCTGTGCAGATCTCATCATCGGTGCGTTCTCCATGAACCTTTACACCGTCTACATCATCAAGGGCTACTGGCCGCTCGGCCCAGTCGTGTGTGACCTGTGGCTCGCGCTGGATTATGTGGTCAGCAACGCTTCTGTCATGAACCTGCTAATCATCAGCTTTGACCGATATTTCTGTGTGACCAAACCCTTAAGTTATCCTACACGCAGAACCACCAAGATGGCCGGCCTCATGATTGCCTCTGCCTGGATCCTGTCTTTCATCCTATGGGCTCCCGCTATCCTGTTCTGGCAGTTCATCGTCGGAGAACGGACTGTAGAGCCTGGTGAATGTTATATCCAGTTCCTTTCCAACCCCGCGGTCACGTTCGGCACGGCCATTGCTGCGTTCTACCTGCCGGTGGTCATCATGACGGTGCTTTACGTGCACATCTCTCTGGCCAGCCGCAGCCGTGTGTCCAAGCAAAAGCCCGAGgctaagaaagagaaaaaaggccAGAAGTCTAGCGGTCTGCTCAAGAGTCACATCTTGAAgcagaacaacaacaaccagTCTCCTCCTAAGCCCAGCCTGGATACCTGTTCTACAGTGGACACCATGAAGAACGGCAAAGTAGACGAGTCTGTGGTATCCGCTAAAGCTGACTCGTGCGTGCAGCCGGAAAAGGAGAGCTCAAACGACTCCAGCACGGCCAGCATAGCGCCTAAAGAGCCCAAAGAGCGAGCGAACAGTGAGGTGACTTCAGACGCCGGTCTGACACCCGCGCCAACAACAGCCGCACCTAAAATCAACCCTCAATCCAAATGGTCCAAGATCAAGATTGTCACCAAACAGGCAGGAGACGAGTGCATCACAGCCATCGAGATCGTCCCACCGAACAGTACCGGCGAGAGGCGCTCCATCCCTGTGAACCGTCCCCGCACGGTGGCGCGCAAGTTCGCCAGCATCGCCCGCAGCCAGGTGAAGAGGAAAAGGCAGATGGCGGCACGAGAGAAGAAAGTGACAAAAACAATCTTCGCCATCCTGCTGGCCTTCATCATCACGTGGACGCCATACAACGTGATGGTCTTAATCAGCACATTCTGCCAGTCGTGCGTTCCAGACACAGTCTGGGCCATTGGCTACTGGCTCTGCTACGTCAACAGCACCATTAACCCCGCTTGCTATGCACTCTGTAACGCCACCTTCAAAAAGACCTTCAAAAACCTGCTCATGTGCCAGTATAAGAACATCGGCACCAGATGA